Proteins from one Flavobacterium branchiarum genomic window:
- a CDS encoding transposase yields MKKYLLPAVDIYAYCLLKNHFHIVLRIKDENELPEKIKEKLHLPFSHLFNSYSKSINKAYNRTGSLFQEHLQRNRIENEAYLKQLIIYVHLNPVKHKFTKNFESYSHSSYRSYLSDKLSNVDRNYILELFDGLENFKFCHDERRIVYEGVIGDVDKMDE; encoded by the coding sequence ATGAAGAAATATCTTTTGCCTGCCGTAGATATTTATGCCTATTGTTTACTTAAAAATCATTTTCATATTGTATTAAGAATTAAGGATGAAAACGAATTACCTGAAAAAATAAAAGAGAAATTGCATCTCCCTTTCTCGCACTTATTTAATTCATATTCTAAAAGTATAAATAAAGCTTATAATAGAACAGGAAGTTTGTTTCAAGAGCATTTGCAAAGAAACAGAATAGAAAACGAAGCTTATTTAAAACAATTGATTATTTATGTTCATTTGAATCCTGTCAAACATAAGTTTACAAAGAATTTTGAGTCTTATTCGCATTCTTCCTATCGTTCCTATTTATCTGATAAGCTGAGTAATGTCGATAGAAACTATATTCTTGAATTATTTGATGGGTTAGAAAATTTTAAGTTTTGTCATGATGAAAGAAGAATTGTTTATGAGGGAGTAATTGGCGATGTTGATAAAATGGACGAGTAA
- the pbpC gene encoding penicillin-binding protein 1C, which yields MKNKLKAFFQRIINWIKQNKIKSLLAFLLVVIYYFSLPRTLFQEPYSTVIESKEGELLGAKIARDGQWRFPAQDSVPDKFKKCIVYFEDEYFYKHPGFNPVAMVNAIKQNRKAGKVVRGGSTLTQQVIRLSRKGKGRTYFEKLIEVVLATRLELGYSKDAILELYAAHAPFGGNVVGLEMASWRYFGVKSNQLSWAENATLAVLPNAPSLIYPGKNQVKLLKKRNRLLRKLNQEGIIDKQTYELAIEEPLPKKPYDLPQIAPHLLQRVAKNQEGARVKTTVEFALQNRVNQIAKYYYNQYKQNEVSNLAILVIDVSNRNIISYIGNSPTDSDHQKDVDIIDAPRSTGSILKPLLYAAMLDDGEILPNTLVADVPTQIAGYTPQNFNLTYDGAVPAHRALSRSLNIPSVLMLQDFGVNKFYEELQKFKLKNISKPAEHYGLSLILGGAESNLWDLCRSYAGMSSTVNYFNKSNGKYRTNEFTELNYDNDLKADFGGESTQKNILGAGSIWLTYNAMEEVNRPEGDEAWKFYDSSLKIAWKTGTSFGNRDAWAIGTNSRYVVGVWVGNATGEGRPTLTGVTSAAPILFDIFNLLPRQKWFTTPYKDLDEVEVCRLSGYLAKEGCPKIKQWVSLKGKTTSICPYHKTVHLNQTEKFQVNSSCESVDNMVVKNWFVLPPVMAWYYKGKHIEYMPLPPFRDNCVGTQTASMDFIYPKSNSKIYLTKNFNSEVQPVIFRVAYSQRESQLFWYVDNVYKGVTKVFHEKPIVMTAGFHYVTVVDELGNEIRRKVEVVRE from the coding sequence TTGAAAAATAAATTAAAAGCATTCTTCCAACGCATTATAAATTGGATTAAACAGAATAAGATAAAATCACTACTAGCATTTTTGTTAGTGGTGATTTATTATTTTTCGTTGCCACGAACTTTATTTCAAGAGCCTTATTCTACAGTTATCGAGAGTAAGGAAGGGGAATTATTGGGGGCGAAAATTGCTCGCGATGGGCAATGGCGTTTTCCTGCTCAGGATAGTGTTCCAGATAAATTTAAAAAATGTATCGTTTATTTTGAAGATGAGTACTTCTATAAGCATCCGGGGTTTAATCCAGTTGCTATGGTAAATGCGATTAAGCAAAATAGAAAAGCGGGGAAGGTTGTTCGTGGAGGAAGCACACTTACACAGCAAGTAATCCGATTATCACGTAAAGGTAAGGGAAGAACTTATTTTGAAAAACTTATCGAAGTTGTCCTAGCAACAAGATTGGAGTTGGGATATTCAAAAGATGCAATTTTAGAATTATATGCTGCGCATGCCCCTTTTGGCGGAAATGTGGTAGGTCTCGAAATGGCCTCATGGAGGTATTTTGGAGTTAAATCAAATCAATTGTCGTGGGCAGAAAATGCAACTTTAGCCGTTTTGCCAAATGCGCCGAGTTTAATTTATCCAGGAAAGAATCAGGTAAAATTATTAAAGAAGCGTAATCGTCTTTTGCGTAAGCTTAATCAGGAAGGAATAATTGATAAGCAAACGTATGAACTTGCTATAGAAGAGCCTTTGCCTAAAAAGCCCTATGATTTGCCACAAATAGCACCTCATTTATTACAGCGAGTTGCTAAAAATCAGGAAGGAGCAAGGGTAAAAACAACAGTTGAATTTGCTTTACAGAACAGAGTAAATCAAATTGCAAAATATTATTACAATCAGTACAAGCAGAATGAAGTTAGTAATTTGGCTATTTTGGTAATTGATGTTTCTAATAGAAATATAATCAGTTATATCGGAAATTCACCCACAGATAGCGATCATCAAAAAGATGTTGATATAATCGATGCGCCAAGAAGTACAGGAAGTATTTTAAAGCCTTTGTTATATGCTGCAATGCTAGATGATGGGGAAATATTACCTAATACTTTGGTTGCCGATGTGCCAACTCAAATTGCTGGATATACACCACAAAATTTTAATTTAACCTATGATGGAGCTGTGCCGGCTCATCGTGCCTTATCGCGTTCGCTTAATATTCCATCAGTTTTGATGTTACAGGATTTTGGAGTAAATAAATTTTACGAAGAACTGCAAAAGTTTAAACTGAAAAATATTTCAAAGCCAGCAGAGCATTATGGATTGTCGCTTATTCTTGGGGGAGCCGAAAGCAATTTATGGGATTTGTGTCGCAGTTATGCGGGTATGTCATCAACAGTGAATTATTTTAATAAAAGCAATGGTAAATACCGAACAAATGAATTTACGGAACTAAATTATGATAACGATTTAAAGGCTGATTTTGGAGGCGAAAGCACTCAAAAGAACATATTAGGCGCTGGTTCGATTTGGTTAACCTATAACGCCATGGAAGAGGTAAATAGGCCAGAAGGAGACGAAGCTTGGAAATTTTATGACAGTTCGCTTAAGATTGCATGGAAAACAGGTACAAGCTTTGGTAATCGTGATGCTTGGGCGATAGGTACAAATTCTAGATATGTAGTTGGAGTTTGGGTAGGAAATGCTACAGGGGAGGGAAGACCGACATTAACTGGTGTTACAAGTGCAGCGCCAATTTTGTTTGATATATTTAATTTATTGCCTAGACAAAAATGGTTTACTACTCCGTACAAGGATTTGGATGAGGTTGAGGTTTGTCGCTTAAGTGGGTATTTAGCCAAAGAAGGCTGTCCGAAAATTAAACAATGGGTTTCTTTAAAAGGAAAAACAACTTCAATTTGTCCCTATCATAAAACAGTACATTTGAATCAAACCGAAAAGTTTCAGGTAAATAGTAGTTGTGAAAGTGTAGATAATATGGTTGTGAAAAATTGGTTTGTCTTGCCTCCTGTTATGGCGTGGTACTACAAAGGCAAGCATATTGAATATATGCCATTACCACCTTTTAGAGATAATTGTGTAGGGACACAAACAGCTTCTATGGATTTTATTTATCCTAAAAGCAATAGCAAAATATATCTGACCAAAAATTTTAATAGTGAAGTGCAACCAGTAATATTTAGAGTGGCTTATTCACAAAGAGAAAGTCAGTTGTTTTGGTATGTAGATAATGTGTATAAAGGAGTTACTAAAGTATTTCATGAGAAACCAATTGTAATGACTGCCGGGTTTCATTATGTTACTGTTGTAGATGAATTAGGAAACGAAATTAGACGAAAAGTTGAGGTTGTACGGGAATAG